One window of the Salvelinus alpinus chromosome 13, SLU_Salpinus.1, whole genome shotgun sequence genome contains the following:
- the LOC139537191 gene encoding LIM/homeobox protein Lhx1-like isoform X1 — protein MVHCAGCERPILDRFLLNVLDRPWHIKCVQCCDCKCNLTEKCFSREGRLYCKNDFFRRFGTKCGGCAQGISPNDLVRRAKSKVFHLNCFTCMMCNKQLSTGEEMYILDEFKFVCKEDYLSNSNGKDTTLLSVTTCSDPSLSPDSQDPQDDSKDSEIGHLSDKEVGSNENDEQNVGGKRRGPRTTIKAKQLEVLKAAFAATPKPTRHIREQLAQETGLNMRVIQVWFQNRRSKERRMKQLSVLGARRHAFFRGPRRMRTLVDRLEPGELIPNGHFSYYGDYQSEYYGPGGNFEYYTQGPPSSQAQTPGDLGFSSGPAGTPLGGMDHHLAGHHPSSEVQCFNDIISHHPADSPSPEPNGPGSMHSISSEMCGPSTPFTSLSLNGSGYSNQLSHPSSEMSEGTVW, from the exons ATGGTTCACTGTGCCGGCTGCGAAAGACCTATTCTGGACAGGTTTCTACTCAATGTTCTGGACAGACCATGGCACATTAAGTGCGTACAGTGCTGTGACTGTAAATGCAATTTGACAGAAAAATGTTTTTCACGGGAAGGGAGACTGTACTGCAAAAACGACTTTTTTAG GAGATTTGGCACAAAGTGTGGAGGTTGCGCCCAGGGGATCTCGCCCAACGATTTGGTTCGAAGGGCAAAGAGCAAAGTGTTTCACCTGAACTGTTTCACGTGTATGATGTGTAACAAACAGCTATCCACCGGAGAGGAAATGTACATTCTAGATGAATTTAAGTTTGTTTGTAAAGAGGATTATCTAAGCAACAGCAACGGAAAGGACACAACCCTCCTCTCAG TCACGACTTGCAGTGACCCAAGTCTATCTCCAGATTCCCAAGACCCACAGGATGATAGTAAAGATTCGGAAATCGGACATTTATCCGATAAAGAGGTGGGCAGCAATGAAAACGACGAGCAAAACGTAGGGGGGAAACGACGTGGGCCGCGAACCACCATTAAAGCCAAGCAACTGGAGGTCCTCAAAGCTGCTTTCGCGGCCACGCCAAAACCCACCCGACACATCCGAGAACAGCTGGCGCAGGAGACAGGGCTCAACATGAGAGTAATCCAG GTATGGTTCCAAAACCGGCGGTCTAAAGAGCGGCGCATGAAGCAGTTAAGCGTGCTGGGTGCAAGAAGGCACGCGTTTTTCCGCGGTCCAAGGAGAATGAGAACTCTGGTCGACCGACTCGAACCCGGGGAGCTGATCCCCAACGGTCATTTCTCATACTATGGTG ATTATCAGAGTGAATACTATGGGCCTGGAGGAAATTTTGAGTACTACACCCAAGGCCCCCCATCGTCACAGGCCCAGACCCCAGGGGACCTAGGCTTCTCCTCTGGCCCCGCTGGCACCCCTTTAGGGGGCATGGACCATCACCTAGCTGGGCATCACCCATCCAGTGAGGTGCAGTGCTTCAATGACATCATATCTCACCATCCAGCGGACTCACCTAGCCCAGAGCCCAACGGACCTGGGTCAATGCACAGCATCTCCAGTGAGATGTGTGGCCCCAGCACACCCTTCACATCACTGTCCCTCAATGGCAGCGGCTACAGCAACCAACTGTCACACCCCTCCTCAGAGATGAGCGAAGGCACTGTCTGGTAG
- the LOC139537191 gene encoding LIM/homeobox protein Lhx1-like isoform X2, which produces MVHCAGCERPILDRFLLNVLDRPWHIKCVQCCDCKCNLTEKCFSREGRLYCKNDFFRRFGTKCGGCAQGISPNDLVRRAKSKVFHLNCFTCMMCNKQLSTGEEMYILDEFKFVCKEDYLSNSNGKDTTLLSDSQDPQDDSKDSEIGHLSDKEVGSNENDEQNVGGKRRGPRTTIKAKQLEVLKAAFAATPKPTRHIREQLAQETGLNMRVIQVWFQNRRSKERRMKQLSVLGARRHAFFRGPRRMRTLVDRLEPGELIPNGHFSYYGDYQSEYYGPGGNFEYYTQGPPSSQAQTPGDLGFSSGPAGTPLGGMDHHLAGHHPSSEVQCFNDIISHHPADSPSPEPNGPGSMHSISSEMCGPSTPFTSLSLNGSGYSNQLSHPSSEMSEGTVW; this is translated from the exons ATGGTTCACTGTGCCGGCTGCGAAAGACCTATTCTGGACAGGTTTCTACTCAATGTTCTGGACAGACCATGGCACATTAAGTGCGTACAGTGCTGTGACTGTAAATGCAATTTGACAGAAAAATGTTTTTCACGGGAAGGGAGACTGTACTGCAAAAACGACTTTTTTAG GAGATTTGGCACAAAGTGTGGAGGTTGCGCCCAGGGGATCTCGCCCAACGATTTGGTTCGAAGGGCAAAGAGCAAAGTGTTTCACCTGAACTGTTTCACGTGTATGATGTGTAACAAACAGCTATCCACCGGAGAGGAAATGTACATTCTAGATGAATTTAAGTTTGTTTGTAAAGAGGATTATCTAAGCAACAGCAACGGAAAGGACACAACCCTCCTCTCAG ATTCCCAAGACCCACAGGATGATAGTAAAGATTCGGAAATCGGACATTTATCCGATAAAGAGGTGGGCAGCAATGAAAACGACGAGCAAAACGTAGGGGGGAAACGACGTGGGCCGCGAACCACCATTAAAGCCAAGCAACTGGAGGTCCTCAAAGCTGCTTTCGCGGCCACGCCAAAACCCACCCGACACATCCGAGAACAGCTGGCGCAGGAGACAGGGCTCAACATGAGAGTAATCCAG GTATGGTTCCAAAACCGGCGGTCTAAAGAGCGGCGCATGAAGCAGTTAAGCGTGCTGGGTGCAAGAAGGCACGCGTTTTTCCGCGGTCCAAGGAGAATGAGAACTCTGGTCGACCGACTCGAACCCGGGGAGCTGATCCCCAACGGTCATTTCTCATACTATGGTG ATTATCAGAGTGAATACTATGGGCCTGGAGGAAATTTTGAGTACTACACCCAAGGCCCCCCATCGTCACAGGCCCAGACCCCAGGGGACCTAGGCTTCTCCTCTGGCCCCGCTGGCACCCCTTTAGGGGGCATGGACCATCACCTAGCTGGGCATCACCCATCCAGTGAGGTGCAGTGCTTCAATGACATCATATCTCACCATCCAGCGGACTCACCTAGCCCAGAGCCCAACGGACCTGGGTCAATGCACAGCATCTCCAGTGAGATGTGTGGCCCCAGCACACCCTTCACATCACTGTCCCTCAATGGCAGCGGCTACAGCAACCAACTGTCACACCCCTCCTCAGAGATGAGCGAAGGCACTGTCTGGTAG